The Phoenix dactylifera cultivar Barhee BC4 chromosome 12, palm_55x_up_171113_PBpolish2nd_filt_p, whole genome shotgun sequence genome includes the window GACATGGTTATGCATTTTGTGGTTACGGGCTTGCggtttctcttttttatttgtttcttttttctgttgTTGGGGTTGCTGCTGATGTGGGCTGGAAATTTTGGGGTCATAAATTTATATTCTTTGTTTGTACTTAAATGGATTTCGTGATTTGGAGATTTTGTGAGTTGTTATTTGAAGGTTGTGATCTGCTTGATTGGTTTTGTGATTCTTCACGGGAATGATATGGCTATCTATTTTGTAGTTAGGATTGAATTAGCACCGACCCTTTCTAAGTTTTGCGTGTTGATTTTGCTCGTATTTTATCTCAAGTGATAGCGTATGATTGGTTTCTGTCTGTATTTTCGGGTTTGTAAAGGTAGCTTCTAACTTCGGAGAATCAGAGATATCGTTTTCTTTGTTATGATGTTAGGTTATGGCAAAGGATTCAGCACGTTCGGACTTGTACCGGACATTGGACAAGCAGACAACTGAGGGTCACATTGGGAGTGCTCAGAGCTCCAGAGCAGGTTCTTGGACATTCTCTTCTTGATGTAACTGTTTCAAGTCGAACATTTGTTTCTTGCGGGTTGTGTCACTTCAATTTGCTTGACTTATATGCTTGTTACTCATGGAGCCTTTGATCATCACAAGTAGTTTTTCATAAACAATTTTTGAGTTTTCCCCCCCATGCAACGTTCCTTTCACTATTCAAATTCCTCTTTTCATCAGAGCATAgcacatccttttttttttttatttttggcattTCTACATAGTCTTGAAGCTTGATGTTGGGATAAGTGGTAGAACAACGTAAAATGATATAATGTTGGACTAAGTAATAAAGCACCTGCAAATCTATTTATAATTACCCTACACATGTTGGGTTTGTTTGTTATGCATCTGATTGCAACTATAAATTTATTAGATCCAACACAAAATATTATTTCAAGACTATAATAAGTGACAATCTCAGTTATAAAAAACTTATATTTTCAGGTGACAAATATCAAGGCAGCCCAATCAAAGGGCATACAAGCAACAAGGATGGAAAGTCAGCTTATCCCACTGAATCAATAGAGTCACCCTATTTTGGCTCCTCTGTGCATTATGGTGGAAGAGAATTTTATAGCAGCGCTCCGTCCGTGCGAAGCTCTGGAGCTCCTAGTAGTGTAAGTAAAAACTAAAATACATGAAAATTACATGATATGATAAAAAGTGTTTATGCTTATGTAATTTAATtcaacttttctttttctatctcAAGAAGATGAAATTTAATTATATAACGTGCGTCATTTTGCTTTTCTTCATGCTCCAAACTGTTGCAGTTTAAAGCCAAGGATGAGGATAATTTGGGTGATTCAGATGTTGCCACTAGAGGTGATTGGTGGCAAGGTACAATATCAGCTCGAAAGTTGATGTAAATAGCATGTGCTGGGGAGACAAATAGTTCACTTactttatctttttttcttttttcttttgacttttCCAGGTTCACTGTACTATTGAGGATACCGTCTAGACCAGCATGCTCTCCATTTAGGTAGGAAGAAGGGACTTTGAGGCTGAATTCCGTATTACTTTCATGCATATTATCacttttgattatttttctagttCCAATTAACTCGATCTATTCCAAAAATCTTAAAATCCTgtattctttgttttcttctcaatttattatataaatgtaACCGTGTGCATGTTATGCCTGCTTGAATAATCTTTTGGGCGAAGGGTTTTGATatgatattaattatattattgttTTATTGCAAACATAGAACTGCTTGCTTATATGTTCGTTAAAGCCTTGTCAACAGATTTTAACTGCTTTAGATGCATTCTGTACTTTGTTTATCGGCGCAACCTCACCATCGATAAGTTTTGCAAAATTATCATTTaatatatctttgtttttcactCTGCTCACAGGGTTTTTATCATTATTAATGTCATTTAGATCAATAGAACTATAGGCTTTATTGACAAGGAAATTTATTTAAGTTTTTCAATTGCAGGACTGTTATAGTTCTTTTTTGGTCTGTGATATTGCATGTTCATAAAAAATGGAAATGGCATG containing:
- the LOC103715493 gene encoding uncharacterized protein LOC103715493, whose amino-acid sequence is MEGKKTTASTADNLFGQKEAASSPKSSSSSSSGYFSSVFPPASSVMAKDSARSDLYRTLDKQTTEGHIGSAQSSRAGDKYQGSPIKGHTSNKDGKSAYPTESIESPYFGSSVHYGGREFYSSAPSVRSSGAPSSFKAKDEDNLGDSDVATRGDWWQGSLYY